The following are encoded together in the Neomonachus schauinslandi chromosome 15, ASM220157v2, whole genome shotgun sequence genome:
- the KLHL11 gene encoding kelch-like protein 11 codes for MAAAAVAAAAAAAAAASLQVLEMESMETAAAGSAGLAAEVRGSGTVDFGSGPGISAMEASGGDPGPEAEDFECSSHCSELSWRQNEQRRQGLFCDITLCFGGAGGREFRAHRSVLAAATEYFTPLLSGQFSESRSGRVEMRKWSSEPGPEPDTVEAVIEYMYTGRIRVSTGSVHEVLELADRFLLIRLKEFCGEFLKKKLHLSNCVAIHSLAHMYTLSQLALKAADMIRRNFHKVIQDEEFYTLPFHLIRDWLSDLEITVDSEEVLFETVLKWVQRNAEERERYFEELFKLLRLSQMKPTYLTRHVKPERLVANNEVCVKLVADAVERHALRAENIQSGTFQHPASHVSLLPRYGQNMDVIMVIGGVSEGGDYLSECVGYFVDEDRWVNLPHIHNHLDGHAVAVTESYVYVAGSMEPGFAKTVERYNPNLNTWEHVCSLMTRKHSFGLTEVKGKLYSIGGHGNFSPGFKDVTVYNPELDKWHNLESAPKILRDVKALAIEDRFVYIAARTPVDRDTEDGLKAVITCYDTETRQWQDVESLPLIDNYCFFQMSVVNSNFYQTASCCPKSYSLENEEAVRKIASQVSDEILESLPPEVLSIEGAAICYYKDDVFIIGGWKNSDDIDKQYRKEAYRYCAERKRWMLLPPMPQPRCRATACHVRIPYRYLHGTQRYPMPQNLMWQKDRIRQMQEIHRHALNMRRVPSSQIEC; via the exons atggcggcggcggcggtggctgCGGCTGCGGCGGCAGCCGCGGCCGCATCTCTTCAGGTGCTAGAGATGGAGAGCATGGAGACGGCCGCCGCCGGCTCGGCAGGGCTGGCCGCCGAAGTCCGAGGCAGCGGCACGGTGGACTTCGGGTCTGGGCCCGGCATATCTGCAATGGAGGCGAGCGGGGGCGATCCGGGCCCGGAGGCCGAGGATTTCGAGTGCAGCTCTCACTGCTCGGAGCTGTCTTGGAGGCAGAACGAGCAGCGGCGCCAGGGCCTCTTCTGCGACATTACCTTATGCTTCGGCGGCGCGGGAGGCCGCGAGTTCCGGGCCCACCGCTCGGTGCTGGCCGCCGCCACCGAGTACTTCACGCCCCTACTCTCGGGCCAGTTCTCGGAGTCCCGCTCGGGCCGAGTGGAGATGCGCAAGTGGAGCTCCGAGCCTGGGCCCGAGCCCGACACGGTGGAAGCCGTTATCGAATACATGTACACCGGGCGCATTCGCGTCAGCACGGGCAGCGTGCACGAGGTGCTGGAGTTGGCCGACAG gtTCCTTTTAATTCGTTTAAAAGAATTTTGTGGAGAATTTCTCAAGAAAAAACTTCATCTCTCTAATTGTGTGGCCATTCATAGCTTAGCTCACATGTATACCTTGAGCCAACTTGCTCTGAAAGCTGCCGATATGATACGGAGAAATTTCCACAAAGTAATTCAGGATGAAGAATTTTATACCTTACCTTTCCATCTCATTCGAGACTGGTTGTCAGACTTGGAAATTACGGTGGATTCCGAAGAGGTTCTCTTTGAAACAGTTTTGAAGTGGGTTCAGAGGAAtgctgaggagagagaaagatactTTGAAGAACTTTTTAAATTGCTCAGATTGTCCCAGATGAAACCTACTTACCTTACTCGGCATGTCAAACCAGAGAGGCTGGTGGCCAATAACGAAGTTTGCGTCAAGTTAGTGGCCGATGCAGTAGAGAGGCATGCTCTGAGGGCTGAAAACATACAGTCTGGCACCTTCCAGCATCCCGCCTCTCATGTCTCCTTATTACCTCGCTATGGGCAAAACATGGACGTGATCATGGTTATTGGAGGCGTGTCAGAAGGAGGGGATTATTTAAGTGAATGTGTGGGATATTTTGTCGATGAGGACAGATGGGTAAACCTGCCCCATATTCATAATCACCTTGATGGACATGCTGTTGCAGTAACAGAGTCCTATGTGTATGTTGCTGGATCAATGGAACCAGGGTTTGCTAAAACTGTGGAAAGATACAACCCAAATTTGAATACATGGGAACATGTTTGTAGTCTGATGACAAGGAAGCATTCTTTTGGGTTAACAGAAGTCAAAGGGAAGCTCTACAGCATTGGAGGACATGGCAACTTTAGTCCTGGCTTCAAAGATGTGACTGTTTATAATCCTGAGCTTGATAAATGGCACAACTTGGAATCGGCACCAAAGATTCTTCGAGATGTCAAAGCGCTAGCCATTGAAGACCGGTTTGTGTACATTGCTGCCCGCACTCCTGTGGACCGGGACACGGAAGACGGATTAAAGGCTGTAATTACTTGCTATGATACGGAGACTCGACAGTGGCAAGATGTGGAATCTTTGCCACTTATTGACAATTACTGCTTTTTCCAAATGTCCGTGGTCAATTCAAACTTTTATCAGACAGCATCATGCTGTCCTAAGAGTTATTCTTTAGAAAATGAAGAGGCAGTAAGAAAAATTGCCAGCCAAGTTTCCGACGAGATCCTTGAAAGCTTACCTCCAGAAGTCCTAAGCATCGAAGGAGCAGCCATCTGCTATTACAAAGATGATGTTTTCATTATTGGAGGCTGGAAAAACAGTGACGATATTGACAAACAGTATCGGAAAGAAGCCTACCGGTATTGTGCGGAAAGAAAGCGGTGGATGCTTCTTCCCCCCATGCCACAGCCACGTTGTAGAGCCACTGCTTGCCATGTGAGAATCCCATACCGGTACTTGCATGGCACCCAGAGATATCCTATGCCTCAAAACTTAATGTGGCAGAAGGACCGGATCAGACAGATGCAAGAAATACATCGGCACGCCCTAAACATGCGACGAGTGCCGAGCTCTCAGATTGAATGCTAG